A region from the Canis lupus dingo isolate Sandy chromosome X, ASM325472v2, whole genome shotgun sequence genome encodes:
- the LOC112668516 gene encoding olfactory receptor 10V1-like gives MALLQANHTLNSEFIILGFGDLAELQVFFFGLFLIMHLVTLAGHTTIVLITLIDSCLQTPMYFFLRNLSTIEICYILVIVPNMLANFLSRSQRMPFLGCALQMHLFIALGGAECFLLAVMAYDRFVAICNPLRYTVIITRALCLQMLTLACISGFTLSLTLTTLIFLLPFCRSHEINHFFCDIPAVLFLACSDTRANEIAVFLVCMLILLIPFLLILLSYAFIIAAILRIHSAEGRSKAFSTCAGHLLVSVLHYGCAIFIYIRPKSCYTPEQDKVVSLIYTNVTPMLYPMIYSLRNKEVKGALRRLLESYSQMRQLPNAR, from the coding sequence ATGGCCCTATTGCAGGCAAACCACACCTTGAACTCTGAGTTTATCATCTTGGGCTTTGGGGACCTGGCCGAACTGCAAGTCTTCTTTTTTGGACTCTTCCTAATCATGCATCTTGTCACCCTAGCAGGGCACACAACCATTGTGCTCATCACCCTCATTGACTCCTGCCTCCAGACccccatgtatttcttccttcGCAACCTGTCAACCATTGAGATTTGCTATATATTGGTGATTGTCCCCAACATGCTGGCCAATTTCCTATCCAGGAGCCAGCGGATGCCCTTCCTGGGCTGTGCCTTGCAGATGCACCTCTTCATcgccctgggtggtgcagagtgTTTCCTCTTGGCCGTGATGGCCTATGATCGTTTTGTAGCCATCTGCAACCCGCTGCGCTACACAGTCATCATCACTAGGGCCCTCTGCCTGCAGATGCTGACTCTGGCATGCATCAGTGGCTTTACACTCTCACTCACCCTTACTACGCTGATATTCCTTCTGCCCTTTTGTCGGTCCCACGAGATCAATCATTTCTTCTGTGACATCCCTGCTGTGCTGTTTCTGGCCTGCTCGGACACAAGAGCCAATGAGATTGCGGTCTTCCTCGTCTGCATGCTCATTCTGTTGATTCCTTTCTTGCTGATTCTGCTCTCCTATGCGTTCATTATTGCTGCCATCCTCAGAATCCACTCAGCTGAGGGAAGGAGCaaagccttctccacctgtgCTGGGCACCTGCTGGTCTCTGTTCTGCACTATGGCTGCGCAATATTCATCTACATTCGCCCCAAGTCATGCTACACCCCAGAACAGGACAAAGTTGTGTCCTTAATCTATACCAACGTAACTCCCATGCTCTACCCTATGATCTACAGTCTGAGGAACAAGGAAGTCAAGGGTGCCCTCAGAAGACTTCTGGAGAGCTATAGCCAGATGAGGCAGCTACCCAATGCAAGGTGA